The following is a genomic window from Parabacteroides johnsonii DSM 18315.
AATATCAAGGGCATCCTGTATATCAAAGACCTTTTGCCGTATGTGGAGAAGCCTGACACGTTTCGTTGGCAGAGCTTGATCCGTCCGGCCTATTTCGTGCCTGAGACGAAGAAGATCGACGATCTCCTGGAGGAATTCCGTACCAGCAAGATCCATATGGCGATCGTGGTGGACGAGTTTGGCGGCACTTCCGGCATCGTGACGATGGAGGATATCCTGGAAGAGATTGTCGGCGAGATTTCCGATGAATATGACGAAGATGAAAAGCAGTTTATCCGCTTGGCGGACGGTAGTCTTATTTTTGAAGCCAAGATATTGCTGACCGACTTTTTCCGTGTGATCGATGCCGATCCTACCGAATTCGGTAAACTGACGGAGGAGGTCGAAACCCTTGCCGGCCTTCTGTTGGAGATCAAAGGGGACTTCCCGCGTCGTCGCGAGATCATCGAATATGACGACTATCGTTTCCAGGTTCTGGAGATTGATAACCGCCGTATCCTGAAAGTCAAGTTCAACCGTATTTCGGACCAAGGAAAGGGCCGGCAGGAGGAGTAATGCGTGCGTCGATCGGCATAGTAGGGGGGCTGCTGTTGGCCTTGTGTGTTTCCTGCACGGAATATACACCGAAGCCACGCGGCTATTTCCGCATCGAACCACCTGTCCCTTCCTATCAGACACTTCCGGTGGAGGATTTACCTTATACTTTCCGGCTTTCCAGATGGGCGGAGGTGGAGTTGCCTCCTGCCGGGAATCCGGCAGGGTGGATCAATCTTTCTTATCCGCAGTTGAATGTGAAGCTCTATTGCAGCTATTTTCCTGTCACTCCGGCTACGCTGGGTAGGGCGGAGGAGGAATGTCGCGCGTTGGTGGTCCGGCAGGCGAAATATCCGGAACGGATCAAGGTGCAGGCGTACAGTCATCCGGAGGCTTCGGTGTATGGCTCGCTTTTCATGCTGGATGGCGAATCCGCTTCGCCGCTGCAATTTATGTTGACAGACAGTGTCTCACGCTTTTTCCGGGGAGCTTTGTATTATGATTGTATCCCGAATGCAGATTCGTTGGCTCCCGTCACCCGATATTTGAAACAGGATATCGTAGAACTGATCCAATCTTTTAAGTGGAAGAAATAATGCCTCTCCTGATGAAACATACCGGTCCGTTGTGGGGTATCTGGAAGATCGAGGAACCTTCCGAGGTGCTTTTTGCCCTTTTGCAGAATAGGAAAGAATATCTGCCGCAGCTGGAGCTGATCCGTACGGAGCAGCGCCGCCGGGAATGGCTTGCCAGCCGTGTCCTTTTGCAGGAACTTACGGGTGGATCGGCCCTTATAGCCTACCATCCGAACGGTGCGCCTTACCTATCCGGCTCGTCTTTGCATATCAGCATTTCCCATACGAAAGGCTATGCTGCCGTTCTGTTACAGGATCATCCTGCCGCCGGCATCGACATCGAATACCGTTCCGAGAGGGTGTCGAGGATACGCAGTCGTTTTATGAATCCCGAAGAAGAGGCGGGTATCGACAAGGAGTACGAGACGGAACATCTGTTGCTCCATTGGTGTGCGAAAGAGACTCTTTTTAAAATGGTCGGTTATGAAGAGGTCGATTTCCTTCGCCATCTGCATGTCTGTCCGTTCCCGTATGCGGAGAAAGGGAGTTTTACCGTCTATGAAACCCGTACGGGAGAAGGGACGGTTTACCGGTTGAACTACCTCGTTACCCCCGATTTCGTATTAACCCGGAGTTGAATCGTTTTTTTTCAGTATCGGTATATATATCCTAACCCATAGGGTTACGCCTTCTAAAGCTATGGGTTAGGAGTCGTAAAGCAATGCTTTATTTCTGCCAGATCTCCCAAGCTGCGAACGCTTGCAGCAGGAGCATTTCGAGCCCGTTCTTGACGATGGCTCCTTTTTCTTTGCCTTTCTTCATGAAGAGGGTTTCATCCGGGTTGTACAAGAGGTCGTACAACAGATGGTCCGGAGTGAGCAGATCGTAAGGGATGTCCGGGCAGGCATTGATATTCGGGTACATCCCTAACGGGGTCGTATTGACGATGACGGTGTACTGTTCCATCGTCTTCGGAGTGATTTCTTCGTAGGTGATGCAGTGATCTTTCGGTTTACGGGAAACCAGCGTGGCGCCGACACCCAATTGTTTCAATCCGTGGAAGACAGCTTTCGATGCGCCTCCCGTCCCCAGGATCAAGGCTTTGCGATGTGTCTCGTTTAGGAGCGGCTCGATGGAGCGCTTGAAACCGATGATATCGGAGTTGTAGCCTTTCAGTTTTTTACCGAAGAGGCCTTTTGTGAATTTGATGACGTTGACGGCTCCGATCAGGCGGGCGTCTTCGTCCAGATCATCCAAGTAGGGAATGACTTGTTCCTTGTAAGGGATAGTGACATTCAGACCGTTCAATTCCAGGTTCTCTTTTAATACGGTCTTCAGATCTTTGATGTTCGGGATCTCGAAGTTCAGATAAGTTGCATCGATTTTCTCGGATTCGAACTTCTGGTTAAAGTAATTCTTTGAAAAAGAGTGTCCGAGGGGATAGCCAATTAAACCATATTTTTGCATGATCTGTAAATTTAAGATGATTCATATTGTTAGGGCAGTTCATGAACCGCTCTTACTGCCCGTGTATAGCGAACAAATGCCGAAAGTGAAAGTGCGCGAACGGGCTTCGCTGAAACCTACCCGGCTGAGCAGGTCGGTCATTACCTTCCCTTGCGGAACGACTTTGATGGAGGCCGGCAGGTAACTGTAGGCTGTATGCTCTTTTGAGAGCAGGCGTCCGACGGTAGGGATCACGACTTTCGAATAGATGTTGTAGAGTTGCTTCATCGGGAAATGCACCGGCGAGGATAGTTCCAGGATCATCAGATGGCCTCCCGGTTTCAGTACCCGGTACATCTCGGCGATCCCTTGCTCTATGTTCTCGAAATTCCGTACTCCGAATGCGGCGGTGACAGCGTCGAACGAGTTGTCCGGATAGGTCAATGCCGTGCAGTCCTGGTACTCGAACGTGATGTGGTCCGACAATCCCGCTTCGGCGACTTTCTGCCGTCCGACTTCCATCATGCCCTCCGAGATGTCGGCTCCGATGATACGGTCGGCTTTCAGGCGGCGGTGCATGGAGATAGCCAGATCTCCCGTGCCTGTGGCGATATCGAGGATCGAGGCGGGAGAAAAAGGACGCAGGAAAGCAATTCCTTTCCTGCGCCATATTTTGTCGATGCCCAGCGAGAGCGTATGGTTCAGCTGGTCGTATGTACCAGCGATGGAGTCAAACATGCGCCTGACTTGTGTCGTTTTGTGCTCCTCGTTGTTGTAGGGTAGAACCTGTTCTGAACCGTACTTCGTCATATCCGTTTACCTTATTTGTTGAGATATTCGGTTACGTTCTTTTCGATACGGGAAAGGAGGTTGTCCGTATCGCCTTTTTCGAACTTTTCGCCTGTGATGTGTTCATACAGTTCGATGTAGCGTTCGCTGATACCGTCTACGATAGCCGGAGTCATTTCAGGAACTTTCTGGCCAGCCTTGCCCTGGAAACCGTTTTCCATCAGCCATTCGCGTACGAACTCTTTGGAGAGTTGTTTCTGCGGTTCGCCTTTGGCAAAACGTTCTTCGTAGCCTTCGCTGTAGAAATAGCGGGAAGAGTCCGGTGTATGGATTTCGTCCATCAGGTAGATCTTGCCGCCATGTTTGCCGAATTCATATTTCGTGTCGACCAGGATCAAGCCGCGTTCAGCAGCGATTTCCGTACCGCGTTTGAAGAGTGCGAGCGTGTATTTTTCCAGCAGTTCGTATTCTTCCGGAGTAGCCAGGCCCTGGGCCAGGATTTCTTCTTTGGAGATGTCGGCATCGTGTTCACCGATCTCGGCTTTTGTCGTCGGGGTAACGATCGGTTCGGGGAAACGTTCGTTTTCACGCATACCTTCCGGTAGTTTTATACCGCAGATTTCGCGTACGCCGCTCTTATAAGCACGCCATGCGCTTCCGCAGAGGTAACCGCGTACGATCATTTCAACGGGGAATCCCTGGCACATCACGCCTACGGTCACCATCGGATCGGGAGTCGCCAGTTTCCAGTTCGGGCAAATGTCGGTAGTCGCATCCAGGAATTTGGCAGCGATCTGGTTCAGCATCTGTCCTTTGTAGGGGATACCTTCCGGCAGGACTACGTCGAATGCCGAGATGCGGTCTGTCGCAACCATCACCAATACGTCGTCGTTGATGTTGTACACGTCGCGTACTTTACCATGATAGACACTCTTTTGTCCTGGAAAATTGAAGTCTGTTTTTGTTAATGCCTTCTTCATACCTTTGTTTTTATGGGGCGCTTATGGGGCGTCCTGACTGTTATTAATATTGTTCGTTGTGTCGGCGGGGGCGGTTCGCGAACCGCTCTTACGGGGTTGTTTGCTGTCGAATTTGTCGTAGGCTTCTACGATACGTTGGACGAGCTTATGGCGGACGATGTCCTTTTTCTCGAATTCGACTTTGCCGATTCCTTTTACGCCTTTCAGGATTTGCATGGCCTGTACGAGTCCGGAGGTGGCTGTCGGCGGCAGGTCGATCTGTGTCACATCGCCGGTAATGATCATTTTGGCATTCATTCCGAGACGGGTGAGGAACATCTTGATCTGGTGTGTCGTCGTGTTCTGCGCTTCGTCGAGGATGATGACCGCATCGTTCAGCGTCCGTCCGCGCATAAAAGCGAGGGGGGCGATCTGGATCACATTGTTTTCCATATATTCCTTCAATTTGGCTCCCGGTACCATGTCTTGCAGGGCGTCATATAGAGGTTGGAGGTATGGATCGAGTTTGTCCTTCATCTCACCGGGGAGAAATCCTAATTTTTCACCGGCCTCCACTGCCGGACGGCTTAGGATAATCTTGCGGATTTCTTTGTTTTTAAGTGCTTTTACGGCAAGAGCTATAGCGATGAATGTCTTGCCAGTCCCGGCGGGGCCTGTGGCAAAAACGAGATCGTTTTCTTCGAATGCTTTGACAAGACGTTGCTGGTTTTCCGTGCGGGCGACGATCGGTTTTCCGTTCATCCCGTGGATGATCAGATTCTCTTGCTTGGTGATCACCGGGGCTTTGCCTTTGATGATGTCCAGTATGACATCTTCGCTCAGCGAGTTGAATTCCTCACAATATTTTTCTACCTCGCGAATTTTCTTGAGAAAGAGTTCCGACTCGTCTTCGTCTCCGATCACTTTCATCACATTTCCCCTTGCCACAATGCGCAGTTTAGGGAACAACGTCTTTATCAACTGCATGTTGACATTGTTTACTCCGTAGAATATAACTGGATCTACGCTCTCAAGAATATAAATTCGTTCAATCATTCAATTTGTTTTAGTTTTGCCTTTGCCGTGAATTTTCTGCCACTCTCGTTCAGGCAGACAAAATTAGTAATATTCTTTATGTAAAAATAAATTGTGAGGAATTTTGTTGTCGCTTCATGAAGATTATTTGAAAACACGTAAGGGTTCGGCAGAATCCAATAGTCTGTTGTATAAACGGATAGCTGCGGTCTGGCTCTTTTCACTGTAAAATCTGTAAATGTTGTCAAGTAAGGCAATGGCTTGAGGTAACCACTTTATTATTATTCGCATAGTGGATGTCGTTTACGTAATTCTTCCGTTGTCATACCTAATCCTTTTTTTGATTCTTCTCTTGATTTCTTCAACACAGCTTTTAATTCGTCCAGCGTCATTTGTGCCGGATAGCGCGTTTCTTTCTTTTCTGTCGCAAGGCTGATCAGATTTTTGATCTGTGTCAACAGCTTTACGTCGTCAATTGTTTTCAATTGTTCAATAAGTGATAATCTTAATTCCAGTGCTTCCATACATTATATCCTTGTTTAGTTTATATTCGGATTCACAAAAATAGTCATAAATATTTTGAGATCAGTGAATCTTGGTTACTTTTGTTTCCATATAAAAGAGAAATAATGAAAAAGATAGTATTTAGTATTTGGTTGATAGTGGCTGCTTGCTCGGTGGCAGTGTTATGTTCGTCTTGTGGAAAAAAGGAAGAACGCGGCGAGTTGAAACGTATCTGGTATAATGGGAGCTATAACCGTGATTTCAAGGATCTGAACGATGTACATCTGGCCGAAGCGAAACGTATCGGTATTCAACCTGCATCGAATCGTGAAGAAGCGGAAAAAGTAAAAAAGGAGATGGAGGAGATCGAAACCAACGAATATTATGAAGTGGAAAAGCTGACGCATTCCATCCCATATCTGATCCCTTCGGCGGCACAGTTGCTGGAAGATATCGGACATAATTTCCAGGATTCCTTGCGTAATCTGAATGCTTCGATCTATAAAGTCAAAGTGACCAGTGTCACCCGCACGGTCGATGATGTCAAGAACCTGAAAAAAAGAAATACCAATTCTTCCCAAAACTCGGCTCACCGCTACGGAACGACCTTCGATGTCTCCTGGGTTCGCTATACTAAAGTAGACGAAAGCGATACCCTGAATATAGACAAGGACCGGTTGAAAATGGTATTGGCAATGGTTTTGCGCGATTTGAAAAGGGAAGAGCGCTGCTATGTCAAACACGAACGCAAGCAAGGTTGTTTTCATATAACCGTCCGGGAAAAGAAATAAAAAGAGGCAACACAACGGCTTACTGATCGAATGGACAAAAAACTACTGAAATACTGGAAAAACTGCCTGCTGGATGCCGAACGAAGGAGCAGGTCGCTAACGAAAGAAGCGCGGGTTACATTGCGGATTGGTGATAAGCTTCCGGAATTTATACTTCGTAAAGATATTCCCTTGCTTTTCCCCAAAGGGAAGCAAAAGGAGAATGACGAGAAACGTAAAATACAGATTGCTCCTTGTGTCTTTCTTCCTGAGTACGAGAACGGATGGACTTCCAGGCAGAATGCCCCGGAATATCCCTTTCTGATTTCCGCGACATTATTGCCGGACGGAACTTTTCAGGTCTGTGACAATAAGTCTGAACGTATTCCGGTTTTTGTTCGTAAGTTTCTATCTCCGAATGCACGCAATGACAGGACTGTTGCCTCTCTTTCGAATGTGGACCGGCTTTTGAGCGAGTTCGATACCGAAGAGACGGATTGGAAGAAATACTGGAGTGCTTGCGAAACCTTGTTTCAGGATGCGACCGGCTTGACTTTCCGTGAAATGAACTATGCCGACAAGCCTGAAATCATCGTCGTGAAAGCTCCCGGACGTGGAATGGCACAAAAGATCATCAACCTGTATGACAAACTATTGGAAAGTAAATCTTCCCACCCATTACTGGAACTTCTGATCCGTAAAAAGCAGGAAACATTGCTACCGGTACCGGAAAAACAGCAAGTCTATTGCAATAGAACCCATTGGGCACAGATGAGTGGCGAGTTCCCGTTGTCTGTTTCCCAACGTGAGACGCTTGCCATGTATACAGAACCGGGCAGTTCCGATATTTTTGCAGTTAACGGACCTCCGGGAACAGGCAAAACAACTTTTTTGCAGACAGTAATTGCCAACCGGATCGTCCATACCGTGCTGGAGCATCCTGATGATCCGGATATCATTGTAGCCAGTTCGGCCAATAACCAGGCGATAACCAATATTCTGAAAGATTTCAAGGTCGAACAGCCTTCTGACGGTAAGCCTGTAAATCTGCTGACTCTCCGCTGGCTGCCCGGTTTGGATACGTTGGGATTGTATCTTTCCGGTAAAGACGAGCAGAAGGACCAGTACAAAATGATGTTCAATACGAAAGGTGACGGCTTTCCAAATGATTATGACGATCCTGCCCGGCTGGAAGAATATCGTGGATTCTATTTGGAACATTTCAATCGTTTTTTTCAGGCATCCTGTCAGAATGAAGTTGAGTGTCAGCGCTTCCTTCGCAAGAAAATGAAGAAGATACGGGATGAGATTGGAACCTGCTTGAATGTAGCCTCTCTCAAACAGTATGGAAAAGAGATGGCGGATAAAGGTTTCCTGAGTAGACTGCTCCGTAAATTTCAGAAACTTCCGAGCTATGAAGCTATGATAAGCGACTGGGAGCAGACGGCAGATTTTAAAGAACGCTATGACAAGTTGATTGTCAACTCAGAATATAAATCCCTTCCTTATACGGAAGATATGGCGGTACGGCTGGATATCAGCTACCGTTATCTCTTGTTCTGGTATGCCATCCATGACCGGGAAGCCGAGTTCATCCGCCGGTTGGCCGAATGTGACAAAGAAGGAGAGACGCGTGGTCGTGAGGACTATACCGAACGGCTGAAACGTTTGGCCTGTGTGATGCCTGTCTTTATTTCGACTTTCCATTCTTTGCCGAAATACATGGTTTGTGTGGACAATGGAGAGTGGGATGCGCCGCTCTATGATGCGATCGATTTGTTGATCGTGGATGAATCAGGGCAGGTGTCTCCTGAACTGGCTATTCCGTCTTTCAGCCTTGCCAAGCAAGCCATTTTGGTGGGAGACGTGGAGCAGATCGAACCGATATGGTCCATCTCGGACGAATATTCCAGTATCAATCTGCAACGTTTCGGCCTGATTTCTTCCGAATTTGATGATCGGTATATGTTCCTGCATGAGAACGGTTTCCTTTCCTCATCCGGAAGCATCATGAAGATGGCGCGGAAGAGTTGCAATTTCGAGGTCGCCGGCGAAAGAGGCGCCTTCCTGACCGAACACAGACGTTGCCTCGATCCGATCATTGCTTATTGCAACGACTATGTGTATCATGGCCGTTTGCTGCCGAAGAAAGGAAACAAGGTGAAGTATAAAGACCTGCCACCTAAAGGGTATGTCCATGTAAACGGAGTTAGTGAAAAGGGAGCGACGGGCAGTGTATTGAACAAGGCGGAGGCGGCCGCAATCGTCTCCTGGCTGGAGAAAGAAAAGGGAAATCTGGAAAACGCTTACAAAAATCCGGTTTGTAAAATAGTGGCGATAGTCACTCCTTTTAAAGCGCAGGAAGAAACGATCCGTCGCTTTGCAGAACGGTCGCCGGAGGCGGAAGCGTTTGCCGGTATGACGATCGGTACCGTTCACTCTTTACAGGGGGCGCAGTGCCCGGTCGTGATCTTTTCATCGGTCAATTCTCCCGGTGATGCTTCTTATTTTATGGAACAAGGTGGAAAGTACAATATGCTCAACGTGGCTGTTTCGCGTGCGCAGTATCATTTCCTGGTGTTCGGGAATATGAATATATTCCATCCTGAACAGAATACACCCGTCGGTAACCTGGCAAAATGGTTGTTTGACGATCCGGCGAACGAAGTGTCCGGCAATTTTATCTATCGGCAACAGGAACCGCTTTGTCGCTATCAGCCGGCCGAACGTTTATCGACATTGGAGGAACACACCGGTTTGTTGCGGCAAGCCTTTAAAGAAGCGACAAAAAAGTTACTGATCGTATCTCCTTTTATATCGATCCGGGCGATCGAACATGATCACCTTATTCCCCTAATGCGGGAAACGGTGGAGCGGGGTGTGGAAGTCGTGGTGTATTCGGACTTCCGCTTGGATTGTGACAAACAAACCGGTTTGTTGGGGAAAGAGGCCGATGCCGGTCGGAAGGCTTTAGTTGAAAACGGGATTAAGTTGATTTTGTTGAAAGGCATTCATAATAAATCGCTTGCAATTGATGATTCGGTATTGGTGGAAGGTTCCTTTAACTGGCTTTCTGCAAGTAGAAATGGGATTTATTCCCGTCATGAATGTTCCGTGAAACTGATTTCTCCGGAAGCAACGAAGCATATTTCAAACTTAAGAAAGGAGTTGGACGCAATAGAACCGGAGTCCGTTCTTTTCGAGCCTATTCCTGTCTCTGTAACGAAACAGGCTCAGGTCGGGAATAAGAATTGTCCGGGTTTCTTTGATGCCGAACCTGTAAACCACTGTACGAATGAAGAGATGGCCGGTTTCAAAGAGCGTATCCGGCAACTGGGGGTCAAGAAAACGGACGTTTCCGAGTCGATAATGAGAGTTCGTAAGCAATATCCTCGTCATTATGAAACATGGTCGGATGAGGAATGCCGGATATTACAAGAGTTGATGCAAAAGACGAATGATTTGAATCTATTTTGTTCCTGCTTCCAACGGACTCCGGGCTCGATCCGTATAAAAGTAGAAGGTATGAATCAGAATTAGCGTTTGGCTTTCCTGATTCATACCTTCTATATCCTAATTTCTGAAGATATATTATAAGATGCCTTCGATCACTTTGCGAAGTTCCGGTTTCCCCATCGTGCCGAGCATCATCTCTTTATTCCCATCCATACGGCAGAGGAGTAAAGTCGGGATCGTCCGGATCTTGAAAGCGGCTTCCAGTTCTTCTTCGTTGTCTACATTTACTTTATAGATGTAGAGTTTTCCGTCGTATTCTTTTGCGAATTCGTCGAGTATCGGCTCCAGACGTTTGCAATAGCCGCACCAGGGGGCATGAAAGTCTACGATACAAGGCTTGTCTCCTACATATTTCCAATCTTTGGGGTTTTCTTCGAAGTTTCCTACTCGCTGTATAAATTCCGCTTTTGTTAATTCAATCGGTGTCATATTGTTTCCTTTTATAATTGATATTGCAAAGATACATAAATATGGTTGCATTGTAAATGGCAATATCGCTTATAGAATTATCAATATTCCCCTTCTGCCGGCATTAAATGAAAAATATCCGTATTTTTGTCTTTCATAAAATAATAAGCTCATGTCATCAGAAAGATATGTTCAAGATTTTACGGCGTTGGAGGCTTTGTTCAAACGCTTTTACAAGCCCTTGCGAGCGTATGCTTTCCGTTTTGTTAACGACAAAGATCTGTCGGAAGATATCGTGCAGGATGTCTTTTTTGAACTGTGGCAACGGCGTGAAAGCATTCGTTTTGAAGACGCTGCTGTGAAGTCCTATCTTTTCAGGGCGGTTTATACGCATGCCTTGAATGCGCTGAATAAAAAGCAGCAGGATGTATGTACCTTGGAGCCGGCAAGGGAAGCAGACATTTTGGATCAGTATGTCACTTCTTATATGCAAAATTCCGAGCAAAGCTTATTATTGAAAGAACTGGAAGAAGAAATCATGTCTTATATAAACACGCTTCCCCCTCAATGCCGTAAAGTATTTATGCTCAGCCGGAGCTACGGTTTGAAAAACCGCGAGATTGCGGAACAACTGGATATTAGCATCAAGGCGGTTGAAAAGCAGATAAGTAAAGCTCTTTACGGCTTGAAGGAGCATCTTGTCCAAAAGGACTTATTCCCTTTGTTGGTGCTGGCTGTCACTTGTCTTTCTCATTAGACAGTAGGAGGGTAACACAAAAGTTTCAAACAAATCTCTTGCATGAAACAAAAGTTTCAGATAAATTCTTTTCGTGAAACTTTATTTTCCTCGGATGAAACAAAAGTTTCCATAACTAGAAAATAAAGTTTCATGCTGGAGAATAAAAAGAAACATAATTTTTTTGTAGAATGGAGGTAGGGTAAAAACTTCTTTTTTTGTATTACTAATAAATGAATCTGTAAATGAAAGAAAGTACAAACGATATCAACGAAATCATAATCCGTTATCTGGATGGCTCGGCAGCGCTGGAAGAGAAGATGTTGCTGCTTCGGTGGCTGAAACAATCGGACGGTAATCGGGATGATTTTGCTGTAACCCGTGACTTGTGG
Proteins encoded in this region:
- the gldD gene encoding gliding motility lipoprotein GldD — protein: MRASIGIVGGLLLALCVSCTEYTPKPRGYFRIEPPVPSYQTLPVEDLPYTFRLSRWAEVELPPAGNPAGWINLSYPQLNVKLYCSYFPVTPATLGRAEEECRALVVRQAKYPERIKVQAYSHPEASVYGSLFMLDGESASPLQFMLTDSVSRFFRGALYYDCIPNADSLAPVTRYLKQDIVELIQSFKWKK
- a CDS encoding 4'-phosphopantetheinyl transferase family protein, which codes for MPLLMKHTGPLWGIWKIEEPSEVLFALLQNRKEYLPQLELIRTEQRRREWLASRVLLQELTGGSALIAYHPNGAPYLSGSSLHISISHTKGYAAVLLQDHPAAGIDIEYRSERVSRIRSRFMNPEEEAGIDKEYETEHLLLHWCAKETLFKMVGYEEVDFLRHLHVCPFPYAEKGSFTVYETRTGEGTVYRLNYLVTPDFVLTRS
- a CDS encoding shikimate dehydrogenase family protein translates to MQKYGLIGYPLGHSFSKNYFNQKFESEKIDATYLNFEIPNIKDLKTVLKENLELNGLNVTIPYKEQVIPYLDDLDEDARLIGAVNVIKFTKGLFGKKLKGYNSDIIGFKRSIEPLLNETHRKALILGTGGASKAVFHGLKQLGVGATLVSRKPKDHCITYEEITPKTMEQYTVIVNTTPLGMYPNINACPDIPYDLLTPDHLLYDLLYNPDETLFMKKGKEKGAIVKNGLEMLLLQAFAAWEIWQK
- the ubiE gene encoding bifunctional demethylmenaquinone methyltransferase/2-methoxy-6-polyprenyl-1,4-benzoquinol methylase UbiE; the encoded protein is MTKYGSEQVLPYNNEEHKTTQVRRMFDSIAGTYDQLNHTLSLGIDKIWRRKGIAFLRPFSPASILDIATGTGDLAISMHRRLKADRIIGADISEGMMEVGRQKVAEAGLSDHITFEYQDCTALTYPDNSFDAVTAAFGVRNFENIEQGIAEMYRVLKPGGHLMILELSSPVHFPMKQLYNIYSKVVIPTVGRLLSKEHTAYSYLPASIKVVPQGKVMTDLLSRVGFSEARSRTFTFGICSLYTGSKSGS
- a CDS encoding phosphoribosylaminoimidazolesuccinocarboxamide synthase, which translates into the protein MKKALTKTDFNFPGQKSVYHGKVRDVYNINDDVLVMVATDRISAFDVVLPEGIPYKGQMLNQIAAKFLDATTDICPNWKLATPDPMVTVGVMCQGFPVEMIVRGYLCGSAWRAYKSGVREICGIKLPEGMRENERFPEPIVTPTTKAEIGEHDADISKEEILAQGLATPEEYELLEKYTLALFKRGTEIAAERGLILVDTKYEFGKHGGKIYLMDEIHTPDSSRYFYSEGYEERFAKGEPQKQLSKEFVREWLMENGFQGKAGQKVPEMTPAIVDGISERYIELYEHITGEKFEKGDTDNLLSRIEKNVTEYLNK
- a CDS encoding PhoH family protein, coding for MIERIYILESVDPVIFYGVNNVNMQLIKTLFPKLRIVARGNVMKVIGDEDESELFLKKIREVEKYCEEFNSLSEDVILDIIKGKAPVITKQENLIIHGMNGKPIVARTENQQRLVKAFEENDLVFATGPAGTGKTFIAIALAVKALKNKEIRKIILSRPAVEAGEKLGFLPGEMKDKLDPYLQPLYDALQDMVPGAKLKEYMENNVIQIAPLAFMRGRTLNDAVIILDEAQNTTTHQIKMFLTRLGMNAKMIITGDVTQIDLPPTATSGLVQAMQILKGVKGIGKVEFEKKDIVRHKLVQRIVEAYDKFDSKQPRKSGSRTAPADTTNNINNSQDAP
- a CDS encoding DUF5715 family protein, with protein sequence MKKIVFSIWLIVAACSVAVLCSSCGKKEERGELKRIWYNGSYNRDFKDLNDVHLAEAKRIGIQPASNREEAEKVKKEMEEIETNEYYEVEKLTHSIPYLIPSAAQLLEDIGHNFQDSLRNLNASIYKVKVTSVTRTVDDVKNLKKRNTNSSQNSAHRYGTTFDVSWVRYTKVDESDTLNIDKDRLKMVLAMVLRDLKREERCYVKHERKQGCFHITVREKK
- a CDS encoding AAA domain-containing protein encodes the protein MDKKLLKYWKNCLLDAERRSRSLTKEARVTLRIGDKLPEFILRKDIPLLFPKGKQKENDEKRKIQIAPCVFLPEYENGWTSRQNAPEYPFLISATLLPDGTFQVCDNKSERIPVFVRKFLSPNARNDRTVASLSNVDRLLSEFDTEETDWKKYWSACETLFQDATGLTFREMNYADKPEIIVVKAPGRGMAQKIINLYDKLLESKSSHPLLELLIRKKQETLLPVPEKQQVYCNRTHWAQMSGEFPLSVSQRETLAMYTEPGSSDIFAVNGPPGTGKTTFLQTVIANRIVHTVLEHPDDPDIIVASSANNQAITNILKDFKVEQPSDGKPVNLLTLRWLPGLDTLGLYLSGKDEQKDQYKMMFNTKGDGFPNDYDDPARLEEYRGFYLEHFNRFFQASCQNEVECQRFLRKKMKKIRDEIGTCLNVASLKQYGKEMADKGFLSRLLRKFQKLPSYEAMISDWEQTADFKERYDKLIVNSEYKSLPYTEDMAVRLDISYRYLLFWYAIHDREAEFIRRLAECDKEGETRGREDYTERLKRLACVMPVFISTFHSLPKYMVCVDNGEWDAPLYDAIDLLIVDESGQVSPELAIPSFSLAKQAILVGDVEQIEPIWSISDEYSSINLQRFGLISSEFDDRYMFLHENGFLSSSGSIMKMARKSCNFEVAGERGAFLTEHRRCLDPIIAYCNDYVYHGRLLPKKGNKVKYKDLPPKGYVHVNGVSEKGATGSVLNKAEAAAIVSWLEKEKGNLENAYKNPVCKIVAIVTPFKAQEETIRRFAERSPEAEAFAGMTIGTVHSLQGAQCPVVIFSSVNSPGDASYFMEQGGKYNMLNVAVSRAQYHFLVFGNMNIFHPEQNTPVGNLAKWLFDDPANEVSGNFIYRQQEPLCRYQPAERLSTLEEHTGLLRQAFKEATKKLLIVSPFISIRAIEHDHLIPLMRETVERGVEVVVYSDFRLDCDKQTGLLGKEADAGRKALVENGIKLILLKGIHNKSLAIDDSVLVEGSFNWLSASRNGIYSRHECSVKLISPEATKHISNLRKELDAIEPESVLFEPIPVSVTKQAQVGNKNCPGFFDAEPVNHCTNEEMAGFKERIRQLGVKKTDVSESIMRVRKQYPRHYETWSDEECRILQELMQKTNDLNLFCSCFQRTPGSIRIKVEGMNQN
- a CDS encoding thioredoxin family protein — its product is MTPIELTKAEFIQRVGNFEENPKDWKYVGDKPCIVDFHAPWCGYCKRLEPILDEFAKEYDGKLYIYKVNVDNEEELEAAFKIRTIPTLLLCRMDGNKEMMLGTMGKPELRKVIEGIL
- a CDS encoding RNA polymerase sigma-70 factor, whose product is MSSERYVQDFTALEALFKRFYKPLRAYAFRFVNDKDLSEDIVQDVFFELWQRRESIRFEDAAVKSYLFRAVYTHALNALNKKQQDVCTLEPAREADILDQYVTSYMQNSEQSLLLKELEEEIMSYINTLPPQCRKVFMLSRSYGLKNREIAEQLDISIKAVEKQISKALYGLKEHLVQKDLFPLLVLAVTCLSH